The following coding sequences lie in one Manis javanica isolate MJ-LG chromosome X, MJ_LKY, whole genome shotgun sequence genomic window:
- the ZIC3 gene encoding zinc finger protein ZIC 3 isoform X2: MTMLLDGGPQFPGLGVGSFGAPRHHEMSNREPAGMGLNPFGDSPHAAAAAAAAAAAAFKLSPAAAHDLSSGQSSAFTPQGSGYANALGHHHHHHHHHASQVPSYGGAASAAFNSTRDFLFRQRGSGLGEAASGGGQHGLFAGSASSLHAPAGIPEPPGYLLFPGLHEQGAGHPSPTGHVDNNQVHLGLRGELFGRADPYRPVASPRTDPYTAAAQFPNYSPMNMNMGVNVAAHHGPGAFFRYMRQPIKQELSCKWIDEAQLSRPKKSCDRTFSTMHELVTHVTMEHVGGPEQNNHVCYWEECPREGKSFKAKYKLVNHIRVHTGEKPFPCPFPGCGKIFARSENLKIHKRTHTGEKPFKCEFEGCDRRFANSSDRKKHMHVHTSDKPYICKVCDKSYTHPSSLRKHMKCCPAWYPGQSLIPDEELDTDVGMQQPALHNTTYPKCRVNAEPTVQEMIY, from the exons ATGACGATGCTCCTGGACGGAGGCCCGCAGTTCCCCGGGCTGGGAGTGGGCAGCTTCGGCGCACCGCGCCATCATGAGATGTCCAACCGCGAGCCGGCGGGCATGGGGCTGAATCCCTTCGGGGACTCGCCCCACGCCGCCGCAGCCGCTGCAGCCGCCGCAGCCGCCGCCTTCAAGCTGAGCCCCGCCGCTGCTCACGATCTGTCTTCGGGCCAGAGCTCGGCGTTCACGCCGCAGGGTTCGGGTTACGCAAACGCCCTgggccatcaccaccatcaccatcatcaccacgcCAGCCAGGTGCCCAGCTACGGTGGAGCCGCCTCCGCCGCCTTCAACTCCACGCGCGACTTTCTCTTCCGCCAGCGCGGCTCGGGGCTCGGCGAGGCGGCCTCGGGTGGCGGGCAGCACGGGCTCTTCGCCGGCTCGGCGAGCAGCCTGCACGCTCCAGCTGGCATTCCCGAACCCCCCGGCTACCTGCTCTTCCCCGGGCTGCATGAGCAGGGTGCCGGGCACCCGTCGCCCACAGGGCACGTGGACAACAACCAGGTCCACCTGGGGCTGCGCGGGGAGCTGTTCGGCCGCGCAGACCCCTACCGCCCGGTCGCCAGTCCGCGCACGGACCCCTACACGGCCGCCGCGCAGTTCCCTAACTACAGCCCCATGAACATGAACATGGGCGTGAACGTGGCGGCCCACCACGGGCCTGGCGCCTTCTTCCGTTACATGCGGCAGCCCATCAAGCAGGAGCTGTCGTGCAAGTGGATCGACGAGGCTCAGCTGAGCCGGCCCAAGAAGAGCTGCGACCGGACCTTCAGCACCATGCATGAGCTGGTGACACATGTCACCATGGAGCATGTGGGGGGCCCAGAGCAGAACAACCACGTCTGTTACTGGGAGGAGTGCCCCCGCGAGGGCAAGTCCTTCAAGGCGAAGTACAAACTGGTCAATCACATTCGAGTGCACACGGGCGAGAAGCCCTTCCCATGCCCTTTCCCGGGCTGCGGGAAAATCTTTGCCCGCTCCGAGAACCTCAAGattcacaagaggacacacacag GTGAGAAACCTTTCAAATGTGAATTTGAAGGCTGTGACAGACGCTTTGCCAACAGCAGCGACCGCAAGaagcacatgcatgtgcacacctCGGACAAGCCCTATATCTGCAAAGTGTGCGACAAGTCCTACACGCACCCGAGCTCCCTGCGCAAGCACATGAAG tGTTGTCCTGCTTGGTATCCGGGTCAGTCTCTAATTCCTGACGAAGAACTTGATACTGACGTTGGTATGCAGCAGCCAGCCCTCCATAACACTACCTATCCTAAATGCAGGGTTAATGCCGAACCTACTGTGCAAGAAATGATTTACTGA
- the ZIC3 gene encoding zinc finger protein ZIC 3 isoform X1 has translation MTMLLDGGPQFPGLGVGSFGAPRHHEMSNREPAGMGLNPFGDSPHAAAAAAAAAAAAFKLSPAAAHDLSSGQSSAFTPQGSGYANALGHHHHHHHHHASQVPSYGGAASAAFNSTRDFLFRQRGSGLGEAASGGGQHGLFAGSASSLHAPAGIPEPPGYLLFPGLHEQGAGHPSPTGHVDNNQVHLGLRGELFGRADPYRPVASPRTDPYTAAAQFPNYSPMNMNMGVNVAAHHGPGAFFRYMRQPIKQELSCKWIDEAQLSRPKKSCDRTFSTMHELVTHVTMEHVGGPEQNNHVCYWEECPREGKSFKAKYKLVNHIRVHTGEKPFPCPFPGCGKIFARSENLKIHKRTHTGEKPFKCEFEGCDRRFANSSDRKKHMHVHTSDKPYICKVCDKSYTHPSSLRKHMKVHESQGSDSSPAASSGYESSTPPAIASANSKDTTKTPSAVQTSTSHNPGLPPNFNEWYV, from the exons ATGACGATGCTCCTGGACGGAGGCCCGCAGTTCCCCGGGCTGGGAGTGGGCAGCTTCGGCGCACCGCGCCATCATGAGATGTCCAACCGCGAGCCGGCGGGCATGGGGCTGAATCCCTTCGGGGACTCGCCCCACGCCGCCGCAGCCGCTGCAGCCGCCGCAGCCGCCGCCTTCAAGCTGAGCCCCGCCGCTGCTCACGATCTGTCTTCGGGCCAGAGCTCGGCGTTCACGCCGCAGGGTTCGGGTTACGCAAACGCCCTgggccatcaccaccatcaccatcatcaccacgcCAGCCAGGTGCCCAGCTACGGTGGAGCCGCCTCCGCCGCCTTCAACTCCACGCGCGACTTTCTCTTCCGCCAGCGCGGCTCGGGGCTCGGCGAGGCGGCCTCGGGTGGCGGGCAGCACGGGCTCTTCGCCGGCTCGGCGAGCAGCCTGCACGCTCCAGCTGGCATTCCCGAACCCCCCGGCTACCTGCTCTTCCCCGGGCTGCATGAGCAGGGTGCCGGGCACCCGTCGCCCACAGGGCACGTGGACAACAACCAGGTCCACCTGGGGCTGCGCGGGGAGCTGTTCGGCCGCGCAGACCCCTACCGCCCGGTCGCCAGTCCGCGCACGGACCCCTACACGGCCGCCGCGCAGTTCCCTAACTACAGCCCCATGAACATGAACATGGGCGTGAACGTGGCGGCCCACCACGGGCCTGGCGCCTTCTTCCGTTACATGCGGCAGCCCATCAAGCAGGAGCTGTCGTGCAAGTGGATCGACGAGGCTCAGCTGAGCCGGCCCAAGAAGAGCTGCGACCGGACCTTCAGCACCATGCATGAGCTGGTGACACATGTCACCATGGAGCATGTGGGGGGCCCAGAGCAGAACAACCACGTCTGTTACTGGGAGGAGTGCCCCCGCGAGGGCAAGTCCTTCAAGGCGAAGTACAAACTGGTCAATCACATTCGAGTGCACACGGGCGAGAAGCCCTTCCCATGCCCTTTCCCGGGCTGCGGGAAAATCTTTGCCCGCTCCGAGAACCTCAAGattcacaagaggacacacacag GTGAGAAACCTTTCAAATGTGAATTTGAAGGCTGTGACAGACGCTTTGCCAACAGCAGCGACCGCAAGaagcacatgcatgtgcacacctCGGACAAGCCCTATATCTGCAAAGTGTGCGACAAGTCCTACACGCACCCGAGCTCCCTGCGCAAGCACATGAAG GTTCATGAATCTCAAGGGTCAGATTCCTCCCCTGCTGCCAGTTCAGGCTATGAATCTTCCACTCCACCCGCTATAGCTTCTGCAAACAGTAAAGATACCACTAAAACCCCTTCTGCAGTTCAAACTAGCACCAGCCACAACCCTGGACTTCCTCCCAATTTTAACGAATGGTACGTCTGA